Proteins encoded together in one Citromicrobium bathyomarinum window:
- a CDS encoding response regulator — MVSDWADLPPEAQIELLSRRLARAERALEDAEAMLDNRMRELDRANKDLRQREGELVERLDIENQKLLSAQRLAELATIYVEHGRHFTASENFAVLLGYPEGTIISKKRLGEAIHPLDRQRFTSVARNAFASLEPDKDHTFQHRILRPDGEVRWLDWHVRRESTPVDGQYVVFATARDVTESRTNARRVRALQLRAERRVKELDRLADALRKAQAETGTALEKRNRFISEMAHRIRTPMGGLIGAMELLVRRYPGDELANRGLDAADNLAAIADQLITTADETGTRQREDRPVPASAPTDEFTALRTADGKAPKILLAEDTESNAFVITQLVEMLGGEVTTVTNGRDAVEAVRKGGFDAVLMDVMMPIMTGEEATVAIRDLPGPEAHVPIIGISAHSLQAERESLLTAGMSKCLVKPIRRDALDAALRAALSADNAQAGEAVLFDIEVFLEAFLVLPPSFRQKMLDAFRKDLGKNGEALASAILAGDDEGTDRLAHSLKGICLNVGAVAMVDQLAEIRSAPVDQRESMVTPLRDTIAASLAACDDLYDERVAHAQ; from the coding sequence ATGGTCAGCGACTGGGCTGATCTTCCACCCGAAGCGCAGATAGAGCTGCTGTCACGCCGCCTCGCACGCGCGGAGAGGGCGCTCGAAGACGCGGAAGCAATGCTCGACAACCGCATGCGTGAGCTCGACCGTGCGAACAAGGATTTGCGCCAGCGCGAAGGTGAACTTGTCGAGCGGCTCGATATCGAGAACCAGAAGCTCTTGAGTGCGCAGCGTCTTGCCGAGCTGGCGACCATCTACGTCGAGCATGGTCGCCATTTCACGGCCTCCGAGAACTTCGCCGTACTTCTGGGCTATCCTGAAGGTACGATCATCAGCAAGAAGCGGCTGGGCGAGGCGATCCATCCGCTCGACCGACAGCGTTTTACAAGCGTCGCACGCAACGCCTTCGCCTCGCTTGAGCCGGACAAGGATCACACCTTCCAGCATCGCATTCTCCGGCCCGACGGAGAGGTGCGCTGGCTCGATTGGCACGTGCGGCGCGAGAGCACGCCGGTCGACGGTCAGTATGTCGTGTTCGCCACCGCGCGCGACGTCACCGAAAGCCGCACCAATGCCCGCCGTGTCCGCGCCTTGCAGTTGCGGGCGGAACGCCGCGTGAAGGAGCTGGACCGGCTTGCGGACGCCCTTCGCAAGGCGCAGGCGGAGACGGGCACGGCTCTGGAGAAGAGAAACCGCTTCATCTCCGAAATGGCCCACCGTATCCGCACCCCGATGGGCGGGCTGATCGGCGCGATGGAGCTGCTGGTCCGGCGCTATCCGGGTGACGAACTCGCCAACAGGGGCCTGGACGCGGCGGACAATCTGGCGGCGATTGCCGATCAGCTTATTACGACTGCGGATGAAACTGGGACCAGGCAACGTGAAGACCGGCCAGTGCCCGCCAGCGCTCCGACCGACGAGTTCACCGCGCTCCGTACTGCAGATGGCAAAGCCCCGAAGATTCTGCTGGCCGAGGATACCGAGAGCAACGCATTCGTCATAACCCAGCTGGTCGAAATGCTGGGTGGAGAGGTCACTACGGTTACCAATGGTCGCGATGCCGTCGAAGCCGTGCGCAAGGGAGGCTTCGACGCGGTGCTGATGGATGTGATGATGCCGATCATGACGGGCGAAGAGGCGACCGTGGCCATCCGGGACCTGCCCGGCCCCGAAGCCCACGTGCCGATCATCGGCATCAGTGCGCACAGCCTGCAGGCCGAAAGAGAGAGCCTGCTGACTGCGGGCATGTCGAAATGCCTCGTCAAACCGATTAGGCGCGACGCACTCGATGCCGCCTTACGTGCGGCTCTGTCAGCCGACAACGCGCAAGCCGGGGAAGCGGTGCTGTTCGATATCGAGGTTTTCCTCGAAGCATTCCTGGTCCTGCCCCCTTCCTTTCGTCAAAAGATGCTCGACGCGTTCCGCAAGGATCTCGGAAAGAATGGTGAAGCACTGGCCAGTGCAATCCTTGCCGGCGACGATGAAGGTACGGACAGGCTTGCCCACAGTCTCAAGGGTATCTGCCTGAACGTGGGCGCTGTCGCGATGGTGGATCAACTGGCCGAGATCCGCAGCGCGCCGGTCGATCAGCGGGAAAGCATGGTCACCCCTCTGCGGGATACGATCGCCGCAAGCCTGGCGGCTTGCGACGACCTGTATGATGAGCGTGTCGCGCATGCTCAGTAA
- a CDS encoding WecB/TagA/CpsF family glycosyltransferase, which yields MRYNPTSEFATYDFTAFMQKINAAEAQPTVDLFGQTLVKGTRQDTAREIVSRAARGQRTVVNFVNAHCVNTLYNDAGYRRALDVSDRILPDGSGMSLAARMAGVKLGENLNGTDLFPHICEFAEYSGQAIFLLGGDHGVADGAAAWAARSFPRIDIAGTWHGYFDAEQEHALIERINRSGASILFVGFGVPLQEKWIARNRHRIDVPVILGVGGLFDYYSGRIPRAPRAVRAIGCEWAWRLAMEPRRLAKRYILGNAVFMAHAARHALERRGALEKTSAAIKRATDMVIATMALVALCPIFLAVALAIRLEDRGPVFFRQTRIGERGRNFSMIKFRSMYTDAEARRAALLAHSERDGTCFKMKNDPRITKVGRFIRRTSIDELPQLINVLTGEMSLVGPRPALPSEVVTYAGQSWRRLGGKPGITCIWQVSGRAEIPFKRQVAMDCAYLRRRGLLTDLSLLLRTVPAVATGRGAY from the coding sequence ATGAGATATAATCCGACAAGCGAATTCGCCACCTACGACTTCACCGCGTTCATGCAGAAGATCAACGCTGCGGAAGCGCAGCCGACGGTCGACCTGTTCGGCCAGACCCTGGTTAAAGGCACCCGTCAGGATACGGCCCGCGAGATCGTGTCGCGCGCCGCTCGCGGACAGCGCACCGTGGTCAACTTCGTAAACGCGCATTGCGTCAACACGCTTTATAATGACGCCGGATACCGCCGTGCGCTCGATGTCAGCGACCGCATTCTGCCCGATGGCAGCGGCATGTCGCTGGCCGCACGGATGGCGGGCGTGAAGCTGGGCGAAAACCTCAACGGCACCGATCTGTTTCCGCACATCTGCGAGTTCGCCGAATATAGCGGACAGGCGATTTTCCTTCTCGGCGGCGATCATGGCGTGGCCGACGGTGCTGCGGCATGGGCCGCGCGCAGTTTTCCGCGCATCGATATTGCCGGCACCTGGCACGGTTATTTCGATGCCGAACAGGAGCACGCCCTGATCGAGCGGATCAACCGCTCGGGCGCCTCGATCCTGTTCGTCGGGTTCGGCGTGCCGCTGCAGGAAAAGTGGATTGCCCGGAACCGCCATCGGATCGACGTGCCCGTGATCCTCGGCGTCGGCGGCCTGTTCGACTACTACTCGGGCCGCATCCCTCGCGCACCCAGGGCGGTTCGCGCCATCGGCTGCGAATGGGCGTGGCGCCTGGCAATGGAGCCCCGCCGGCTCGCCAAGCGGTACATTCTGGGGAATGCAGTTTTCATGGCGCATGCGGCACGCCACGCGCTGGAACGTCGCGGTGCGCTGGAGAAAACATCTGCCGCCATCAAGCGTGCCACCGACATGGTAATCGCCACGATGGCGCTGGTCGCTCTGTGTCCGATCTTCCTCGCCGTCGCGCTGGCGATCAGGCTCGAGGATCGCGGCCCGGTGTTCTTCCGCCAGACCCGCATCGGCGAGCGTGGACGCAATTTCAGCATGATCAAGTTCCGCTCGATGTACACCGATGCCGAAGCGAGACGCGCGGCGCTGCTCGCTCACTCGGAGCGCGACGGAACCTGCTTCAAGATGAAGAACGATCCTCGCATCACGAAGGTTGGCCGCTTCATCCGCCGGACCTCGATCGACGAATTGCCGCAGCTGATCAACGTCTTGACCGGCGAGATGTCGCTCGTCGGCCCGCGCCCTGCCCTGCCTTCCGAGGTCGTGACCTACGCCGGGCAGAGCTGGCGCCGACTGGGTGGCAAGCCCGGCATCACCTGCATCTGGCAGGTCAGCGGACGTGCCGAGATTCCGTTCAAGCGCCAGGTGGCGATGGATTGCGCCTATCTGCGCCGGCGTGGCCTGCTGACCGATCTTTCGCTGCTGCTGCGCACGGTTCCGGCGGTCGCTACCGGTCGGGGTGCTTACTGA
- a CDS encoding oligosaccharide flippase family protein produces the protein MFARTISNRLPAGIAPIAKGLVAYGSAEAATRVVRILAILVIARRTSPELLGTAALALTLFELIRVLANAGIGQRIIAATDEELPALCNTAARLFWAVCLAVAGVQLAVASALFLIWNLSEAALMLAVLSGVYVCMPPALVQVFLLMRDGRLTTTARIAATQTMADHGLTLALVVVWPSAWAIVLPKLLTAPLWTVLTRRARRWSSNPAAGYAPVREFAAYGPAILGSELIAALRIHADKLVIGALLGSEALGLYYFAFNAGLGITLSFVAACNTVVFPLLCKQAGDDDRARLFRQSFVLGLVLLAPVVAAQALLAPVYVPLVFGAEWIDAAPYIALLSLAALPLYAGSLIGAWLRARKRPFVETRLALAATATGLAGLAAGSTHSLAAACAAYAAGLALVLLPAAIAHLFASTIQSSPTKGVA, from the coding sequence ATGTTCGCACGTACCATCTCCAACCGGCTGCCCGCAGGCATCGCGCCGATCGCCAAAGGCCTTGTCGCCTATGGCTCGGCCGAGGCGGCGACCCGGGTCGTGCGCATCCTTGCGATCCTTGTCATTGCGCGGCGCACGTCGCCCGAACTGCTCGGCACGGCGGCGCTGGCGCTGACGCTGTTCGAACTGATCCGCGTGCTCGCCAATGCCGGTATCGGCCAGCGCATCATCGCCGCGACCGACGAGGAACTGCCCGCGCTGTGCAACACCGCAGCGCGCCTGTTCTGGGCGGTCTGCCTCGCCGTCGCGGGCGTGCAGCTGGCCGTAGCTTCCGCGCTGTTCCTGATCTGGAATCTCTCCGAAGCGGCGCTGATGCTGGCGGTGCTCTCTGGCGTCTATGTCTGCATGCCGCCCGCGCTGGTGCAGGTTTTCCTGCTGATGCGCGACGGGCGGCTGACGACCACGGCGCGGATTGCCGCAACGCAGACCATGGCGGATCATGGCCTGACGCTGGCGCTGGTCGTCGTGTGGCCGAGCGCGTGGGCGATCGTCCTGCCCAAGCTGCTGACCGCGCCGCTGTGGACCGTGCTGACGCGCCGCGCCCGCAGGTGGTCTTCCAATCCGGCTGCCGGGTATGCGCCGGTGCGCGAATTCGCTGCCTACGGCCCCGCCATTCTCGGTTCCGAACTGATTGCCGCGCTGCGCATCCATGCCGACAAGCTGGTGATCGGCGCTCTGCTGGGGAGCGAAGCGCTGGGCCTGTACTATTTCGCTTTCAACGCCGGGCTGGGCATCACCTTGTCCTTCGTCGCGGCCTGCAACACGGTCGTCTTCCCCCTGCTGTGCAAGCAGGCTGGAGATGACGATCGCGCCCGCCTGTTCCGCCAGTCCTTCGTGCTGGGCCTGGTACTGCTGGCCCCGGTCGTCGCCGCCCAGGCGCTGCTGGCACCGGTCTACGTTCCGTTGGTGTTCGGTGCCGAGTGGATCGACGCGGCGCCCTACATCGCTCTGCTCTCGCTCGCCGCGCTGCCTCTTTACGCCGGTTCGCTGATCGGTGCCTGGCTGCGCGCCCGCAAGCGGCCTTTCGTGGAAACGCGCCTGGCGCTGGCCGCCACCGCCACCGGTCTTGCCGGGCTGGCCGCCGGGTCCACCCACTCGCTCGCTGCAGCCTGCGCTGCCTACGCCGCCGGCCTCGCGCTGGTGCTGTTGCCGGCGGCCATCGCCCACCTGTTTGCCTCAACCATCCAATCCAGTCCGACAAAAGGAGTAGCCTGA
- a CDS encoding glycosyltransferase, with translation MRTPRFSVIIPVHNAERTIAATLQSVRAQSFQNFEIILIDDGSTDDSIRKMLPFAGNDERVRLFAKNQEGVSATRNFGAELARGELLAFLDADDCWRTNKLLQHHRLHEVYQGLEASFAKIAFRSERADGTLADPLTYSTVRHDLLRLDTVLSENPVCTTSNLVIKRETFLAMGGFHDGMNHAEDQEFLARFVDEGRKIAGMDHWLVDYRLSPDGLSCDYEAMLAGWRELAAKYEGRFDMRRSEAIYCRYLARRILRAGGPARLARQMAFDGLRADYRAFFSDTRRGGLTLGAAIGSSLLPQGVRASVFA, from the coding sequence ATGCGCACCCCCCGTTTTTCCGTGATTATCCCGGTTCACAATGCCGAACGCACGATCGCAGCGACGCTGCAAAGCGTGCGCGCGCAGTCTTTCCAGAACTTCGAGATCATCCTGATCGACGACGGCTCGACCGATGACAGCATCCGCAAGATGCTGCCTTTCGCAGGCAATGACGAACGCGTGAGGCTGTTCGCGAAGAACCAGGAAGGCGTTTCGGCCACCCGCAATTTCGGCGCAGAGCTTGCCCGGGGTGAACTGCTTGCATTCCTCGATGCGGACGATTGCTGGCGTACCAACAAGCTGTTGCAGCACCATCGCCTGCACGAGGTGTATCAAGGCCTGGAGGCGAGCTTCGCCAAGATCGCCTTCCGGTCTGAACGCGCAGACGGCACGCTGGCCGATCCGCTGACCTATTCCACCGTGCGACACGATCTGCTCCGTCTGGATACGGTCCTGTCGGAAAACCCTGTGTGCACCACCTCGAACCTCGTCATCAAGCGCGAGACCTTCCTTGCGATGGGCGGCTTCCATGACGGCATGAACCATGCCGAAGACCAGGAGTTTCTCGCTCGCTTCGTGGACGAGGGGCGCAAGATAGCCGGCATGGATCACTGGCTGGTGGATTACCGCCTCAGCCCGGACGGCCTGTCGTGCGATTACGAAGCCATGCTCGCAGGCTGGCGGGAGCTCGCTGCCAAATATGAAGGCCGCTTCGACATGCGCCGGAGCGAAGCGATCTACTGCCGCTACCTCGCTCGCCGCATCCTGCGTGCAGGGGGCCCCGCGCGGCTGGCCAGGCAGATGGCCTTCGATGGCCTTCGTGCCGACTACCGCGCCTTCTTTTCCGACACACGCCGCGGCGGTCTGACGCTCGGCGCCGCGATTGGCAGCAGCCTGCTTCCGCAAGGGGTCCGGGCCAGCGTTTTCGCCTGA
- a CDS encoding glycosyltransferase family A protein, protein MTNPKISVVMPVYNVQDYVAEAIQSVLAQTFTDFELIIVDDGGQDGSMEIVHSFYDERIRIITQANRGLAGARNSGIAEARAPYIALLDSDDRWHPEKLRLHYVHLEADKSIGVSFSGSRMIDKVGNELALAMRPKLTGIRPEDILRRNPIGNGSAPVLRRSAIDAAMFAHPEEPWRTCWFDENFRQSEDIDLWVRLSAAHGVRFEGIAGELTEYRIVGGALSANIVKQYLSWTAMLDKASLYAPELVARHGDAARAYQLRYLARRAIQLGNVELAADLFGKAVRLEPRMLLAEPGKSVTTAGAVMAAKVLGPERFRAISKCYLKEAAA, encoded by the coding sequence GTGACCAATCCGAAAATTTCCGTCGTGATGCCCGTCTACAATGTTCAAGACTATGTGGCCGAAGCCATCCAGTCCGTTCTGGCGCAGACCTTCACCGATTTCGAACTGATCATCGTCGACGACGGTGGGCAGGACGGATCGATGGAAATCGTGCACAGCTTCTATGACGAGCGCATCCGCATCATCACCCAGGCCAACCGGGGCCTCGCCGGTGCTCGAAACAGCGGAATTGCCGAGGCGCGTGCGCCCTACATCGCGCTGCTCGATTCCGACGATCGCTGGCACCCGGAAAAGCTGCGCCTGCACTATGTGCATCTGGAAGCCGACAAGTCGATCGGCGTCAGCTTTTCGGGTTCGCGCATGATCGATAAGGTCGGCAACGAGCTTGCGCTGGCCATGCGTCCCAAGCTGACCGGTATTCGCCCTGAAGATATCCTCCGCCGCAACCCGATCGGTAATGGCAGCGCTCCGGTGCTGCGTCGTTCGGCCATCGACGCCGCGATGTTCGCCCATCCGGAAGAACCTTGGCGCACATGCTGGTTCGACGAGAATTTCCGCCAGTCGGAAGACATCGACCTGTGGGTTCGTCTCTCGGCTGCACATGGCGTGCGGTTCGAAGGGATTGCGGGTGAGCTGACCGAATACCGCATCGTCGGCGGTGCGCTGTCGGCCAACATCGTGAAGCAGTATCTCAGCTGGACCGCGATGCTGGACAAAGCCTCGCTCTACGCACCCGAACTGGTGGCGCGGCATGGCGATGCGGCCCGCGCCTATCAGTTGCGCTACCTGGCCCGCCGCGCGATTCAGCTGGGCAATGTCGAACTGGCGGCCGACCTGTTCGGCAAGGCCGTCCGCCTCGAACCGCGCATGCTTTTGGCGGAACCGGGCAAGAGCGTAACTACCGCCGGTGCAGTCATGGCAGCGAAGGTGCTTGGCCCTGAACGCTTCCGCGCGATTTCGAAGTGCTATCTGAAGGAGGCCGCAGCATGA
- a CDS encoding glycosyltransferase family 4 protein, whose amino-acid sequence MIDVVHLLDDFAFGGVTRALTVFDRPELTEHARSRTVAIGKDRLAERYDADLLVTHVPPSWARLGFLVSLRVRNRDARLVHVEHSYTEGFVRENVKAPRRFVTLLRLAFSLYDEIICVSRAQHDWLANDIGIPSNKLRVIHPWCGREELFALPTVPLDRERPLRLVAYGRFASVKNFTALIEAVWLFVPGDIDLQLIGDGPEMAAMREAAGDHPHIHFRGRIDDPAEFLGDCHAVIVPSRHEAFGLVATEARMAARPILVADVDGLPEQVGLAGLARPMRTPDEIAVAIDQFGKLPLHAMGRAGRRRVAGLPAAILAGWKDVFADAGSETAGRVVVPFLKKAA is encoded by the coding sequence ATGATCGACGTCGTCCATCTGCTCGACGATTTTGCCTTCGGCGGCGTAACCCGGGCGCTCACCGTGTTCGACCGCCCGGAATTGACCGAGCATGCCCGGTCGCGAACCGTCGCCATCGGCAAGGACAGGCTGGCCGAAAGGTACGATGCCGATCTTCTGGTCACGCATGTGCCGCCCTCGTGGGCGCGGCTGGGGTTCCTTGTGTCGCTGCGCGTGCGCAACCGGGATGCTCGCCTCGTCCATGTGGAGCACAGCTACACAGAGGGGTTCGTCCGCGAAAATGTGAAGGCACCGCGCAGGTTCGTGACACTGCTGCGGCTCGCTTTTTCGCTGTACGACGAGATTATCTGCGTCTCGCGCGCGCAACACGACTGGCTTGCGAACGACATCGGCATCCCGAGCAACAAGCTGCGCGTCATTCACCCGTGGTGCGGGCGCGAGGAGCTGTTCGCACTGCCGACAGTGCCCCTGGATCGAGAGCGCCCTTTGCGCCTTGTCGCTTACGGCCGTTTTGCCAGCGTGAAGAACTTCACGGCATTGATCGAAGCCGTGTGGCTGTTCGTGCCTGGCGACATCGATCTCCAGCTGATCGGTGACGGGCCGGAAATGGCCGCAATGCGTGAGGCGGCCGGAGACCATCCCCACATTCATTTCAGGGGGCGGATCGACGACCCGGCCGAATTCCTCGGCGATTGCCATGCCGTGATCGTGCCCTCGCGCCATGAGGCGTTCGGCCTTGTCGCGACCGAGGCGCGGATGGCTGCGCGGCCGATCCTGGTCGCCGATGTCGACGGGCTGCCCGAACAGGTCGGCCTGGCTGGCCTCGCCCGACCGATGCGCACGCCGGATGAAATCGCGGTGGCGATCGACCAGTTCGGCAAGCTGCCGCTCCACGCGATGGGTCGTGCCGGACGGCGCAGGGTAGCGGGGCTGCCGGCGGCGATCCTGGCCGGCTGGAAGGACGTATTCGCAGATGCCGGAAGCGAAACGGCGGGCAGGGTTGTTGTCCCGTTTCTGAAAAAGGCAGCCTGA
- a CDS encoding MOSC domain-containing protein, with protein sequence MAQTTVPSPRVLSVSQSGGHRFSKQPVERIELERGRGVRGDAHAGERVQHLSRVRADPTQPNLRQVHLIHGELLEQLSARGFCVNPGDLGENITTRGIDLLALPKGTLLEIGAGAVLEVTGLRNPCRQIEAFEEGLLAAVLDRTSDGAVIRKAGIMSVVVAGGTVAIGDSIRVRLPVEPHLPLEPV encoded by the coding sequence ATGGCCCAAACGACTGTTCCATCGCCACGTGTGTTATCGGTATCGCAAAGCGGCGGGCACAGGTTTTCAAAACAACCGGTCGAGCGGATCGAGCTCGAACGAGGGCGGGGGGTCAGGGGCGATGCTCATGCTGGCGAGCGTGTCCAACACCTCTCGCGCGTGCGGGCCGATCCCACCCAGCCGAACCTGCGTCAGGTCCACCTGATCCATGGCGAACTGCTGGAGCAGCTTTCTGCCCGAGGTTTCTGCGTGAACCCCGGCGACCTGGGAGAGAACATCACCACTCGGGGGATCGACCTGCTTGCCTTGCCCAAGGGCACCCTCCTTGAAATCGGGGCCGGCGCGGTGCTGGAAGTCACTGGTCTGAGGAACCCGTGCAGGCAGATCGAGGCATTCGAAGAGGGACTGCTTGCCGCAGTACTCGATCGGACGTCTGACGGTGCGGTGATCCGCAAAGCCGGGATCATGAGCGTGGTGGTCGCTGGCGGGACAGTCGCGATCGGCGATTCGATCAGGGTGCGGTTGCCGGTTGAGCCGCATCTTCCTCTGGAACCTGTCTAG
- a CDS encoding O-antigen ligase domain-containing protein has translation MGGLYISGPVIGWTLALMACWLAYVDRTVSERFALLPLTIWLWIVGMAAMLLILWAGHANFDLGTGKTIKSSIGWAKGWALIALFPLAGALLQVREEVIYRAVCKLGAQTLMLLPLFLLAPFIGLPETLWVSPLKAVGGPGPEYFATTLYTIEPGAGTPRWQFFAPWSPAAGMVAVIFVLLAARDKHVGWRTVGIVAGLVLAILSQSRLALVALAVIAPIVWGLGRMDRAWMWYLAAPAMVLLGIFGPALIEVLEALMNDFSAARADSSRVRAALGRIAIERWQGEAYWFGHGIVENGPHLVEYMPIGSHHSWYGLLFVKGLTGAIALAVPLFSTLLVLAWRARQGSAERVALSMVFVMVLYSFGENLEILAYLYWPALVLVGKVLAARSYEVQRDGARQVPEEDAAQPATAP, from the coding sequence GTGGGTGGACTGTACATCTCCGGACCGGTGATCGGCTGGACGCTCGCGCTGATGGCGTGCTGGCTGGCCTATGTCGACCGCACGGTGAGCGAGCGCTTTGCCCTCCTCCCGCTGACAATCTGGCTGTGGATCGTGGGGATGGCGGCGATGTTGCTGATCCTGTGGGCAGGTCACGCGAACTTCGATCTGGGCACAGGCAAGACGATCAAGTCCTCGATCGGCTGGGCCAAAGGCTGGGCGCTGATCGCGCTCTTCCCACTGGCCGGCGCGTTGCTGCAGGTGCGCGAGGAAGTGATCTATCGCGCGGTCTGCAAGCTGGGAGCGCAGACGCTGATGCTGCTGCCGCTGTTCCTGCTCGCACCCTTCATCGGATTGCCCGAAACGCTGTGGGTCTCTCCGCTCAAGGCCGTCGGCGGTCCGGGGCCGGAATATTTCGCGACCACGCTCTATACGATCGAGCCGGGCGCCGGCACGCCGCGCTGGCAGTTCTTCGCACCCTGGTCCCCCGCGGCCGGGATGGTCGCGGTGATCTTCGTCCTGCTCGCAGCACGCGACAAGCACGTGGGCTGGCGCACCGTCGGCATCGTCGCCGGGCTGGTGCTGGCGATCCTCTCGCAATCGAGGCTGGCGCTGGTCGCGCTGGCGGTGATCGCTCCGATCGTGTGGGGCCTTGGCCGCATGGACCGCGCGTGGATGTGGTACCTTGCCGCCCCGGCGATGGTGCTGCTGGGGATCTTCGGCCCTGCGCTGATCGAGGTACTCGAAGCGCTGATGAATGATTTCTCTGCCGCGCGAGCCGACTCCAGCCGGGTGCGTGCTGCCCTGGGTCGCATCGCGATCGAACGCTGGCAGGGCGAAGCTTACTGGTTCGGCCACGGGATCGTCGAAAACGGGCCGCATCTGGTCGAATACATGCCTATCGGCAGTCATCACAGCTGGTACGGCCTGCTCTTCGTCAAAGGCCTGACCGGCGCGATCGCGCTGGCGGTGCCGCTGTTCAGCACGCTGCTGGTGCTGGCATGGCGCGCACGCCAAGGCAGCGCCGAGCGGGTCGCACTGTCGATGGTATTTGTTATGGTGCTCTACAGCTTCGGTGAGAACCTGGAGATCCTCGCCTACCTTTACTGGCCCGCGCTGGTTCTGGTGGGCAAGGTGCTCGCCGCCCGCAGCTACGAAGTGCAGCGCGACGGGGCTAGACAGGTTCCAGAGGAAGATGCGGCTCAACCGGCAACCGCACCCTGA
- a CDS encoding polysaccharide biosynthesis/export family protein — MSFNFNRRISVLAMAASLGACVSGPAPANISGSAWLPGQDLGRTSGHPEGDWVMAAPAARGAPTCDWRAPRELDTLRRARPEEFLARTSTLSPGDRLTLSLLGDEGELGGTYVIESNGTIVVPGHQPLMLAGRSITEAEQTIRAELVRSGVVRPLRNAVSLSLIEAAGVPVAVSGAVFMEGAVRAGERTPESRIGLKEGDVRGDDNVSRSVATAIRAAGGVRPDADVQRIYLIRGDAYVELDLSGLARGWTANDVTIAAGDRVIVPSRGCFDPALARPTPLTPPGIKVFMSNLTKGANNNAGAGIGSDTTSLPYGTRLLQALVAMNCVGGSYMQSDRRAVLISRNPLNGQSIVVERDIEKLVRGAGRDAANPLLMPNDAIACYDSRLSNLNEVIGSIGNAAGSVTPAILLSGAD, encoded by the coding sequence ATGTCTTTCAATTTCAATCGCCGCATTTCCGTGCTTGCAATGGCGGCTTCGCTGGGTGCCTGCGTGTCGGGCCCTGCCCCGGCCAACATTTCCGGCTCCGCGTGGCTGCCTGGCCAGGACCTGGGGCGCACCAGCGGCCACCCCGAAGGCGACTGGGTCATGGCCGCGCCGGCCGCGCGCGGTGCGCCGACCTGTGACTGGCGCGCGCCGCGCGAGCTCGACACGCTGCGCCGGGCGCGGCCCGAGGAATTCCTCGCGCGCACCTCCACCCTCTCCCCGGGAGACAGGCTGACGCTGAGCCTGCTGGGCGACGAGGGCGAGCTTGGCGGCACTTATGTGATCGAAAGCAACGGCACGATCGTGGTGCCCGGCCACCAGCCGCTGATGCTGGCAGGCCGCTCGATCACCGAAGCTGAGCAGACGATCCGTGCCGAGCTGGTGCGATCGGGCGTGGTCCGGCCGCTGCGCAATGCCGTGTCGCTCTCGCTGATCGAAGCCGCAGGCGTGCCCGTCGCGGTATCGGGCGCGGTGTTCATGGAAGGCGCGGTGCGCGCCGGGGAACGCACGCCGGAAAGCCGCATCGGCCTGAAGGAAGGCGATGTGCGCGGCGACGACAACGTATCGCGCAGCGTAGCCACCGCGATCCGCGCAGCGGGCGGTGTTCGCCCCGATGCCGACGTGCAGCGCATCTATCTCATTCGCGGCGATGCCTATGTCGAGCTGGACCTTTCCGGCTTGGCGCGTGGCTGGACCGCGAACGACGTTACGATTGCCGCGGGCGACCGGGTGATCGTGCCCAGCCGCGGTTGCTTCGATCCCGCGCTGGCCCGCCCCACCCCGCTCACGCCTCCGGGGATCAAGGTCTTCATGTCCAACCTGACCAAGGGCGCCAACAACAACGCGGGCGCTGGCATCGGGTCGGATACCACCTCCCTGCCCTACGGCACGCGGCTGTTGCAGGCGTTGGTGGCGATGAACTGCGTGGGCGGGTCCTACATGCAGTCGGATCGGCGCGCGGTGCTGATCTCGCGCAACCCGCTCAACGGCCAGAGCATCGTCGTGGAGCGCGACATCGAAAAGCTCGTGCGCGGCGCGGGACGCGATGCGGCCAATCCGCTGCTGATGCCCAACGATGCGATCGCCTGCTACGATAGCCGCCTGTCGAACCTGAACGAAGTTATCGGCTCGATCGGCAATGCTGCGGGCAGTGTCACCCCGGCCATCCTGCTCAGCGGAGCCGACTGA